In Stegostoma tigrinum isolate sSteTig4 chromosome 12, sSteTig4.hap1, whole genome shotgun sequence, the following proteins share a genomic window:
- the ddx3xa gene encoding DEAD-box helicase 3 X-linked a isoform X2 produces the protein MSHVAVGNVLDLDQQLAGLDLTSSAGDAQSAGGAGKGRYIPPHLRNKEASKNDSSWDSGNGRSGSNNGCHDGRESCINGYDRDHFELNSRGCTRNGTSGFGGYRNQAFIPGAQQSAGSGFGYEKDGGWSNKEVRDPYSSFGSRADRGKSSFFNDRGRGRYDDRGRGNSSDSAYDHFGSRTDRGGFGRMDRGGFGSRDGGGNSRWVEDKRDDDDWSKQLPPNERMEQELFSASNTGINFEKYDDIPVEATGANSPPHIETFQDVNMGEIIMGNIELSRYDRPTPVQKHAIPIIISKRDLMACAQTGSGKTAAFLLPILSQIYAEGPGEALKNAKAQDSSKYGRRKQYPIALVLAPTRELAVQIYDESRKFAYRSKVRPSVVYGGADIGQQIRDLERGCHLLVATPGRLVDMIERGKVGLDYCKYLVLDEADRMLDMGFEPQIRRIVEQDAMPPKDVRQTLMFSATFPKEIQILARDFLDEYIFLAVGRVGSTSENITQKVVWVEEQDKRSFLLDLLNATGKDSLTLVFVETKKGADSLEDFLYREGYACTSIHGDRSQRDREEALHQFRSGRCPILVATAVAARGLDISNVKHVINFDLPSDIEEYVHRIGRTGRVGNLGLATSFFNEKNSNITKDLLDLLVEAKQEVPSWLENLAYEQQHRSSGRGRSKSRFGAGFGARDYRQTSSSFNTRGNRSTGHSGPRGYGGGGYGSYYNADGYGGAYNSQVDWWGN, from the exons ATGAGTCATGTGGCCGTCGGAAATGTACTGGATCTAGATCAGCAG CTTGCTGGTCTAGACTTGACATCGTCAGCAGGTGATGCTCAGAGTGCTGGTGGGGCAGGCA AAGGACGTTATATTCCTCCTCACCTAAGAAACAAAGAGGCATCCAAGAATG ATTCAAGCTGGGATTCTGGAAATGGAAGAAGTGGTTCAAATAATGGTTGCCATGATGGAAGAGAAAGTTGCATAAATGGTTACGACCGTGACCATTTTGAACTGAACAGTAGAGGATGTACTCGCAATGGGACAAGTGGCTTTGGAGGCTATCGAAATCAAGCATTCATTCCTGGTGCCCAGCAAAGTGCTGGATCAG GCTTTGGCTATGAGAAAGATGGAGGATGGAGTAACAAGGAAGTCAGGGACCCATACAGCAGTTTTGGATCACGAGCTGATCGGGGTAAATCGAGCTTCTTCAATGATCGTGGAAGGGGAAG ATATGACGACCGTGGCAGAGGAAATTCTAGTGACAGTGCTTATGACCACTTTGGGAGCCGCACTGACCGTGGAGGATTTGGCAGAATGGATCGTGGAGGATTTGGATCGCGTGACGGTGGTGGAAATAGCCGTTGGGTGGAAGACAAACGGGATGATGATGATTGGTCAAAACAGCTACCACCAAATGAACGCATGGAGCA ggAGTTGTTTTCTGCAAGTAACACAGGAATCAACTTTGAGAAATATGATGACATTCCTGTTGAAGCAACTGGTGCAAACTCTCCTCCTCACATTGAAACT TTCCAGGATGTAAACATGGGAGAAATAATAATGGGCAACATTGAGCTGAGTCGTTATGATCGTCCAACTCCTGTGCAGAAACATGCAATCCCCATCATTATATCGAAGAGGGATTTGATGGCATGTGCTCAAACAG GGTCTGGAAAAACTGCAGCATTTTTGCTTCCTATTCTTAGCCAGATCTATGCAGAAGGTCCAGGTGAAGCTTTAAAGAATGCAAAAGCCCAA GATTCCTCTAAATATGGCCGCCGTAAGCAATATCCAATTGCTTTGGTTCTAGCACCTACCAGAGAACTTGCAGTACAGATCTATGATGAATCCAGGAAG TTTGCATATCGTTCTAAAGTTCGACCCTCTGTAGTTTATGGAGGAGCTGACATTGGACAACAAATCAGAGACCTGGAGCGTGGATGTCACCTGCTTGTTGCCACACCTGGCCGTTTAGTTGATATGATTGAAAGGGGCAAGGTTGGATTAGACTATTGCAA GTATTTAGTGTTGGATGAGGCTGACAGGATGCTCGACATGGGATTTGAACCACAAATTCGCCGTATTGTTGAGCAGGATGCAATGCCACCAAAAGATGTCAGGCAGACTTTGATGTTCAGTGCAACATTTCCAAAAGAGATCCAG ATACTTGCTCGTGACTTTCTTGACGAATACATATTCTTGGCAGTTGGTCGTGTGGGTTCCACCTCTGAGAACATAACTCAGAAAGTAGTGTGGGTAGAAGAACAAGACAAGCGTTCATTCCTGTTGGATCTCTTGAATGCCACAG GCAAAGATTCTCTTACACTGGTCTTTGTGGAGACTAAGAAAGGTGCTGATTCATTGGAGGATTTTCTTTACCGTGAAGGTTATGCTTGTACAAGTATCCATGGCGACCGTTCTCAGAGAGATAGAGAAGAGGCTCTGCATCAGTTTCGCTCCGGAAGATGCCCTATCCTAGTTGCCACTGCG GTTGCAGCCCGTGGGCTTGACATTTCTAATGTCAAACATGTTATCAATTTTGACCTACCTAGTGATATTGAGGAGTACGTGCATCGCATTGGACGAACTGGCCGAGTTGGCAACCTTG GTCTTGCCACCTCATTCTTTAATGAAAAGAACAGCAATATTACTAAAGACCTTTTGGATCTGCTTGTGGAAGCTAAGCAAGAAGTACCATCCTGGCTAGAAAACCTGGCATATGAGCAACAGCATAGGAGCTCAGGTCGTGGGCGATCAAAGAG
- the ddx3xa gene encoding DEAD-box helicase 3 X-linked a isoform X1 — protein MSHVAVGNVLDLDQQLAGLDLTSSAGDAQSAGGAGKGRYIPPHLRNKEASKNAYNPFGTNRPISYPMLRIYSSWDSGNGRSGSNNGCHDGRESCINGYDRDHFELNSRGCTRNGTSGFGGYRNQAFIPGAQQSAGSGFGYEKDGGWSNKEVRDPYSSFGSRADRGKSSFFNDRGRGRYDDRGRGNSSDSAYDHFGSRTDRGGFGRMDRGGFGSRDGGGNSRWVEDKRDDDDWSKQLPPNERMEQELFSASNTGINFEKYDDIPVEATGANSPPHIETFQDVNMGEIIMGNIELSRYDRPTPVQKHAIPIIISKRDLMACAQTGSGKTAAFLLPILSQIYAEGPGEALKNAKAQDSSKYGRRKQYPIALVLAPTRELAVQIYDESRKFAYRSKVRPSVVYGGADIGQQIRDLERGCHLLVATPGRLVDMIERGKVGLDYCKYLVLDEADRMLDMGFEPQIRRIVEQDAMPPKDVRQTLMFSATFPKEIQILARDFLDEYIFLAVGRVGSTSENITQKVVWVEEQDKRSFLLDLLNATGKDSLTLVFVETKKGADSLEDFLYREGYACTSIHGDRSQRDREEALHQFRSGRCPILVATAVAARGLDISNVKHVINFDLPSDIEEYVHRIGRTGRVGNLGLATSFFNEKNSNITKDLLDLLVEAKQEVPSWLENLAYEQQHRSSGRGRSKSRFGAGFGARDYRQTSSSFNTRGNRSTGHSGPRGYGGGGYGSYYNADGYGGAYNSQVDWWGN, from the exons ATGAGTCATGTGGCCGTCGGAAATGTACTGGATCTAGATCAGCAG CTTGCTGGTCTAGACTTGACATCGTCAGCAGGTGATGCTCAGAGTGCTGGTGGGGCAGGCA AAGGACGTTATATTCCTCCTCACCTAAGAAACAAAGAGGCATCCAAGAATG CTTATAATCCATTTGGAACAAATCGTCCCATTAGTTACCCAATGTTGAGGATTT ATTCAAGCTGGGATTCTGGAAATGGAAGAAGTGGTTCAAATAATGGTTGCCATGATGGAAGAGAAAGTTGCATAAATGGTTACGACCGTGACCATTTTGAACTGAACAGTAGAGGATGTACTCGCAATGGGACAAGTGGCTTTGGAGGCTATCGAAATCAAGCATTCATTCCTGGTGCCCAGCAAAGTGCTGGATCAG GCTTTGGCTATGAGAAAGATGGAGGATGGAGTAACAAGGAAGTCAGGGACCCATACAGCAGTTTTGGATCACGAGCTGATCGGGGTAAATCGAGCTTCTTCAATGATCGTGGAAGGGGAAG ATATGACGACCGTGGCAGAGGAAATTCTAGTGACAGTGCTTATGACCACTTTGGGAGCCGCACTGACCGTGGAGGATTTGGCAGAATGGATCGTGGAGGATTTGGATCGCGTGACGGTGGTGGAAATAGCCGTTGGGTGGAAGACAAACGGGATGATGATGATTGGTCAAAACAGCTACCACCAAATGAACGCATGGAGCA ggAGTTGTTTTCTGCAAGTAACACAGGAATCAACTTTGAGAAATATGATGACATTCCTGTTGAAGCAACTGGTGCAAACTCTCCTCCTCACATTGAAACT TTCCAGGATGTAAACATGGGAGAAATAATAATGGGCAACATTGAGCTGAGTCGTTATGATCGTCCAACTCCTGTGCAGAAACATGCAATCCCCATCATTATATCGAAGAGGGATTTGATGGCATGTGCTCAAACAG GGTCTGGAAAAACTGCAGCATTTTTGCTTCCTATTCTTAGCCAGATCTATGCAGAAGGTCCAGGTGAAGCTTTAAAGAATGCAAAAGCCCAA GATTCCTCTAAATATGGCCGCCGTAAGCAATATCCAATTGCTTTGGTTCTAGCACCTACCAGAGAACTTGCAGTACAGATCTATGATGAATCCAGGAAG TTTGCATATCGTTCTAAAGTTCGACCCTCTGTAGTTTATGGAGGAGCTGACATTGGACAACAAATCAGAGACCTGGAGCGTGGATGTCACCTGCTTGTTGCCACACCTGGCCGTTTAGTTGATATGATTGAAAGGGGCAAGGTTGGATTAGACTATTGCAA GTATTTAGTGTTGGATGAGGCTGACAGGATGCTCGACATGGGATTTGAACCACAAATTCGCCGTATTGTTGAGCAGGATGCAATGCCACCAAAAGATGTCAGGCAGACTTTGATGTTCAGTGCAACATTTCCAAAAGAGATCCAG ATACTTGCTCGTGACTTTCTTGACGAATACATATTCTTGGCAGTTGGTCGTGTGGGTTCCACCTCTGAGAACATAACTCAGAAAGTAGTGTGGGTAGAAGAACAAGACAAGCGTTCATTCCTGTTGGATCTCTTGAATGCCACAG GCAAAGATTCTCTTACACTGGTCTTTGTGGAGACTAAGAAAGGTGCTGATTCATTGGAGGATTTTCTTTACCGTGAAGGTTATGCTTGTACAAGTATCCATGGCGACCGTTCTCAGAGAGATAGAGAAGAGGCTCTGCATCAGTTTCGCTCCGGAAGATGCCCTATCCTAGTTGCCACTGCG GTTGCAGCCCGTGGGCTTGACATTTCTAATGTCAAACATGTTATCAATTTTGACCTACCTAGTGATATTGAGGAGTACGTGCATCGCATTGGACGAACTGGCCGAGTTGGCAACCTTG GTCTTGCCACCTCATTCTTTAATGAAAAGAACAGCAATATTACTAAAGACCTTTTGGATCTGCTTGTGGAAGCTAAGCAAGAAGTACCATCCTGGCTAGAAAACCTGGCATATGAGCAACAGCATAGGAGCTCAGGTCGTGGGCGATCAAAGAG
- the ddx3xa gene encoding DEAD-box helicase 3 X-linked a isoform X3, with protein sequence MSHVAVGNVLDLDQQLAGLDLTSSAGDAQSAGGAGKGRYIPPHLRNKEASKNGFGYEKDGGWSNKEVRDPYSSFGSRADRGKSSFFNDRGRGRYDDRGRGNSSDSAYDHFGSRTDRGGFGRMDRGGFGSRDGGGNSRWVEDKRDDDDWSKQLPPNERMEQELFSASNTGINFEKYDDIPVEATGANSPPHIETFQDVNMGEIIMGNIELSRYDRPTPVQKHAIPIIISKRDLMACAQTGSGKTAAFLLPILSQIYAEGPGEALKNAKAQDSSKYGRRKQYPIALVLAPTRELAVQIYDESRKFAYRSKVRPSVVYGGADIGQQIRDLERGCHLLVATPGRLVDMIERGKVGLDYCKYLVLDEADRMLDMGFEPQIRRIVEQDAMPPKDVRQTLMFSATFPKEIQILARDFLDEYIFLAVGRVGSTSENITQKVVWVEEQDKRSFLLDLLNATGKDSLTLVFVETKKGADSLEDFLYREGYACTSIHGDRSQRDREEALHQFRSGRCPILVATAVAARGLDISNVKHVINFDLPSDIEEYVHRIGRTGRVGNLGLATSFFNEKNSNITKDLLDLLVEAKQEVPSWLENLAYEQQHRSSGRGRSKSRFGAGFGARDYRQTSSSFNTRGNRSTGHSGPRGYGGGGYGSYYNADGYGGAYNSQVDWWGN encoded by the exons ATGAGTCATGTGGCCGTCGGAAATGTACTGGATCTAGATCAGCAG CTTGCTGGTCTAGACTTGACATCGTCAGCAGGTGATGCTCAGAGTGCTGGTGGGGCAGGCA AAGGACGTTATATTCCTCCTCACCTAAGAAACAAAGAGGCATCCAAGAATG GCTTTGGCTATGAGAAAGATGGAGGATGGAGTAACAAGGAAGTCAGGGACCCATACAGCAGTTTTGGATCACGAGCTGATCGGGGTAAATCGAGCTTCTTCAATGATCGTGGAAGGGGAAG ATATGACGACCGTGGCAGAGGAAATTCTAGTGACAGTGCTTATGACCACTTTGGGAGCCGCACTGACCGTGGAGGATTTGGCAGAATGGATCGTGGAGGATTTGGATCGCGTGACGGTGGTGGAAATAGCCGTTGGGTGGAAGACAAACGGGATGATGATGATTGGTCAAAACAGCTACCACCAAATGAACGCATGGAGCA ggAGTTGTTTTCTGCAAGTAACACAGGAATCAACTTTGAGAAATATGATGACATTCCTGTTGAAGCAACTGGTGCAAACTCTCCTCCTCACATTGAAACT TTCCAGGATGTAAACATGGGAGAAATAATAATGGGCAACATTGAGCTGAGTCGTTATGATCGTCCAACTCCTGTGCAGAAACATGCAATCCCCATCATTATATCGAAGAGGGATTTGATGGCATGTGCTCAAACAG GGTCTGGAAAAACTGCAGCATTTTTGCTTCCTATTCTTAGCCAGATCTATGCAGAAGGTCCAGGTGAAGCTTTAAAGAATGCAAAAGCCCAA GATTCCTCTAAATATGGCCGCCGTAAGCAATATCCAATTGCTTTGGTTCTAGCACCTACCAGAGAACTTGCAGTACAGATCTATGATGAATCCAGGAAG TTTGCATATCGTTCTAAAGTTCGACCCTCTGTAGTTTATGGAGGAGCTGACATTGGACAACAAATCAGAGACCTGGAGCGTGGATGTCACCTGCTTGTTGCCACACCTGGCCGTTTAGTTGATATGATTGAAAGGGGCAAGGTTGGATTAGACTATTGCAA GTATTTAGTGTTGGATGAGGCTGACAGGATGCTCGACATGGGATTTGAACCACAAATTCGCCGTATTGTTGAGCAGGATGCAATGCCACCAAAAGATGTCAGGCAGACTTTGATGTTCAGTGCAACATTTCCAAAAGAGATCCAG ATACTTGCTCGTGACTTTCTTGACGAATACATATTCTTGGCAGTTGGTCGTGTGGGTTCCACCTCTGAGAACATAACTCAGAAAGTAGTGTGGGTAGAAGAACAAGACAAGCGTTCATTCCTGTTGGATCTCTTGAATGCCACAG GCAAAGATTCTCTTACACTGGTCTTTGTGGAGACTAAGAAAGGTGCTGATTCATTGGAGGATTTTCTTTACCGTGAAGGTTATGCTTGTACAAGTATCCATGGCGACCGTTCTCAGAGAGATAGAGAAGAGGCTCTGCATCAGTTTCGCTCCGGAAGATGCCCTATCCTAGTTGCCACTGCG GTTGCAGCCCGTGGGCTTGACATTTCTAATGTCAAACATGTTATCAATTTTGACCTACCTAGTGATATTGAGGAGTACGTGCATCGCATTGGACGAACTGGCCGAGTTGGCAACCTTG GTCTTGCCACCTCATTCTTTAATGAAAAGAACAGCAATATTACTAAAGACCTTTTGGATCTGCTTGTGGAAGCTAAGCAAGAAGTACCATCCTGGCTAGAAAACCTGGCATATGAGCAACAGCATAGGAGCTCAGGTCGTGGGCGATCAAAGAG